One stretch of candidate division TA06 bacterium DNA includes these proteins:
- a CDS encoding TldD/PmbA family protein, with protein sequence MEGLIKKALGKGQADYIEIRLEDKAVTSVVYSGRELDSAGTNTTKGGNVRALYKGGWGFVSFNSMDQLDAKVNEACRAARLVGKGKSVLAKVPKVTADIRVSLKDDPRKISLAQKVALAKNYNQIIIGSKGIISSGVRYEDVFKKQTFANTEGSCITEERVYCGAAFSAVAKDGANVQRAHDSVGGTEGYHTVLKLEQNAQQTVKDALGLLKAEKVSSGKYTVVMDPKMCGVFAHEAFGHLSEADHISENAKLKKMMTLGRRFGNDSLSILDDATIKGQRGHYYYDEEGVASHKNYLIRNGILVGRLHSRQTAGRMNEKATGSARAISYQFGPIVRMGCTYIEPRDCSFQKMIGEIKHGLYVVSALGGMTELEMFTFSAMKAYLIRNGKLGPMVRDVILTGNVFETLKNIDAIGDDLELHGGLGGCGKDGQMPLPVSDGGPHIRVKDVVVGGK encoded by the coding sequence GACTACATAGAGATCCGGCTGGAGGATAAGGCCGTCACCAGCGTGGTCTATTCCGGCAGGGAACTGGACAGCGCCGGGACCAACACCACCAAGGGCGGCAACGTCCGGGCCCTGTACAAGGGAGGCTGGGGCTTCGTCTCCTTCAATTCAATGGACCAGCTGGATGCCAAGGTCAATGAGGCCTGCCGGGCGGCCCGGCTGGTGGGCAAGGGCAAAAGCGTTCTGGCCAAGGTCCCCAAAGTGACGGCCGATATCCGGGTCAGCCTAAAGGACGACCCCCGGAAGATCTCCCTGGCCCAGAAGGTGGCGCTGGCCAAAAATTACAACCAGATCATAATCGGCTCCAAGGGGATCATCAGCTCCGGGGTTCGCTACGAGGACGTCTTCAAAAAGCAGACCTTCGCCAACACCGAAGGCAGCTGCATCACCGAGGAGCGGGTATACTGCGGGGCGGCCTTTTCGGCGGTGGCCAAGGACGGGGCCAACGTCCAGCGGGCCCACGACTCGGTGGGCGGCACCGAAGGCTACCACACCGTGCTGAAGCTGGAGCAGAACGCCCAGCAGACTGTCAAGGACGCTTTGGGCCTGCTGAAGGCCGAGAAGGTCTCCTCCGGCAAATACACGGTGGTGATGGACCCCAAGATGTGCGGGGTATTCGCCCACGAGGCCTTCGGGCACCTGTCCGAGGCCGACCACATTTCGGAGAACGCCAAGCTTAAGAAGATGATGACCCTGGGCCGGAGGTTCGGCAACGACTCCCTGTCCATTCTGGATGACGCCACCATCAAGGGCCAGCGGGGGCACTACTACTACGACGAGGAGGGGGTGGCCTCCCACAAGAACTATCTGATCAGGAACGGCATCCTGGTGGGCCGGCTTCACTCCCGCCAGACCGCGGGCCGGATGAACGAGAAGGCCACCGGCAGCGCCCGGGCCATCAGCTACCAGTTCGGGCCCATCGTCCGGATGGGCTGCACCTACATCGAGCCCCGGGACTGCAGCTTTCAGAAGATGATCGGGGAGATCAAGCACGGGCTGTACGTGGTCTCGGCCCTGGGCGGGATGACCGAGCTGGAGATGTTCACTTTCTCGGCCATGAAGGCCTACCTGATCAGGAACGGCAAACTGGGCCCGATGGTCAGGGACGTCATCCTTACCGGCAACGTCTTTGAGACGCTTAAAAACATCGACGCCATCGGCGACGACCTGGAACTGCACGGCGGCCTGGGCGGCTGCGGCAAGGACGGCCAGATGCCGCTGCCGGTCTCGGACGGCGGACCGCACATCCGGGTCAAAGACGTAGTGGTGGGAGGGAAATAA
- a CDS encoding TldD/PmbA family protein: MDKIIDQILDLAKKKTGAAEVILVEGQESPVDFRSGKLHSVEHKEIKGAGLRVVKNGRIGFSSTTDFEKLPELVDHAVSGAAFGQQASFKLPAGCKPAGIRTVDPRLEKFTTSQAVAEGQKAMGILAQKAPELKCDIGLNKKFYRVSLANSRGFQGQYDKTSFSYGLGGVAVINGSLTFIGQSRHGGKLELDTLKMTDKIGSLYHDAQRTAKLTSGKMPVLFAPEAMSLLWMSIAMGVNGKAEQKKTTPLLGRLGEKMLDPRITVSDDPLLPLGLASAPFDDEGVCGARLDLFHRGVFKNFIYDLQTAGILGKRSTGHGSRSFSTQPSPQVSNLVIAGGKTKLAQIIKSMDSGLIIYDLLGAGQSNIIAGDFSVNIGLGYKIEKGRIAGRVKDAMVAGNVYDMLKSKVLDISSGTEDVERNNVAMNTPAMLFDGMNVTAK; the protein is encoded by the coding sequence ATGGATAAAATTATTGATCAGATACTGGACCTGGCCAAAAAGAAGACCGGCGCGGCCGAGGTCATCTTGGTGGAAGGGCAGGAGAGCCCGGTGGACTTCCGCTCGGGAAAACTGCATTCGGTGGAGCACAAGGAGATCAAAGGGGCCGGACTGCGGGTGGTCAAAAACGGCCGGATAGGCTTTTCCTCCACCACCGACTTCGAAAAACTTCCGGAATTAGTGGACCATGCGGTCTCCGGCGCGGCCTTCGGCCAGCAGGCAAGTTTCAAACTTCCGGCAGGATGCAAACCGGCCGGGATCAGGACAGTCGATCCCCGGTTGGAAAAGTTCACCACTTCCCAGGCCGTGGCCGAGGGCCAAAAAGCCATGGGGATACTGGCCCAAAAAGCCCCGGAACTGAAATGCGACATCGGCCTTAACAAGAAGTTTTACCGCGTTTCCCTGGCCAACAGCCGGGGATTCCAGGGGCAATACGACAAGACCTCCTTCAGCTACGGACTGGGCGGGGTGGCGGTGATCAACGGCAGTCTGACCTTCATCGGCCAGAGCCGCCACGGGGGAAAACTGGAGCTGGATACCCTAAAGATGACGGACAAGATAGGCAGCCTGTACCACGACGCCCAAAGAACCGCCAAGCTTACTTCCGGGAAAATGCCGGTGCTGTTCGCACCGGAGGCCATGAGTCTGTTGTGGATGTCCATAGCCATGGGGGTCAACGGCAAGGCGGAGCAGAAGAAGACCACCCCGCTGTTGGGCCGGCTGGGGGAGAAGATGCTGGATCCCCGGATCACCGTCAGCGACGACCCGCTGCTGCCCCTGGGCCTGGCTTCGGCGCCGTTCGACGACGAGGGGGTCTGCGGGGCCAGGCTGGACCTGTTCCACCGGGGCGTGTTCAAGAATTTCATCTACGACCTGCAGACCGCGGGGATACTGGGCAAAAGATCCACCGGCCACGGCAGCCGGTCATTCAGTACCCAGCCCTCGCCCCAGGTCAGCAATTTGGTGATCGCCGGGGGAAAGACCAAGCTGGCCCAGATAATCAAGAGCATGGACTCGGGGCTGATCATCTACGATCTATTAGGCGCCGGGCAGAGCAACATCATAGCCGGGGATTTCTCGGTCAACATCGGGCTGGGTTACAAGATCGAGAAGGGAAGGATAGCGGGCCGGGTGAAGGATGCCATGGTGGCG